One genomic window of Haloferax mediterranei ATCC 33500 includes the following:
- a CDS encoding protein sorting system archaetidylserine decarboxylase, with protein MRFAPGYRRFAVPAFLGAALAAFVFPPAGAVLLGVGVFVLWFFRDPERSPPDEDGVISPADGHVSVIRVEDGRVRVGVFMNVTDVHVNRAPVSGTVSDVTHRPGAHKPAFSKDSDRNERVDITVDSDDGDYEVSLIAGAFARRIHPYVAPGDELARGDKIGHIDFGSRADVLLPPEFGSEDVIVEKGESVRAGETVLARRD; from the coding sequence CGTCCCGGCGTTCCTCGGCGCGGCGCTCGCAGCCTTCGTCTTCCCGCCGGCAGGCGCAGTGCTGCTCGGCGTCGGCGTATTCGTCCTCTGGTTCTTCCGCGACCCGGAACGCTCGCCTCCGGACGAAGACGGCGTTATCTCGCCCGCCGACGGCCACGTCTCGGTGATTCGCGTCGAAGACGGTCGCGTCCGCGTGGGCGTGTTCATGAACGTCACCGACGTGCACGTCAACCGCGCGCCCGTCTCGGGTACGGTCAGCGACGTGACTCACCGTCCCGGTGCGCACAAGCCGGCGTTTTCGAAGGATTCGGATAGGAACGAGCGCGTCGATATCACCGTCGATTCGGACGACGGCGACTACGAAGTGTCACTCATCGCCGGCGCATTCGCTCGACGGATTCACCCCTACGTCGCACCCGGCGACGAACTCGCCCGCGGCGACAAAATCGGACACATCGACTTCGGCTCCCGGGCGGACGTGTTGTTACCGCCCGAGTTCGGGTCAGAGGACGTGATTGTCGAAAAAGGCGAGTCGGTGCGGGCGGGCGAGACGGTGTTGGCGCGGCGGGACTGA